One segment of Neodiprion fabricii isolate iyNeoFabr1 chromosome 1, iyNeoFabr1.1, whole genome shotgun sequence DNA contains the following:
- the LOC124187757 gene encoding rap guanine nucleotide exchange factor 6-like isoform X6 — protein sequence MTEYLDTHFVRALCRDPDRRTLQDLQIIYYGLLGLEALRPCRDSILRGLCKIVRYERHHANHVLYYTGELATSWYILLSGSVFIDGSMFLPRSSFGKRTGGSARRPNECFVLEPSEMIVIDYPEVHGGGGRMHRTPHPITDHRQVNLVFDDTFSQGLTGRPELFQKSNRSSHSSDTSSAYSGSDTMTSVQSSLDADEVDLSGLVESIVDSDEEEDLAESMDSLTVRDTIRDCLEKDPVDRTADDIDILLEFTQHLKAFTNMTLAVRRALCAVMVFAVVERAGMIVLNDGEELDSWSVLINGAVEVEHSNGQVEQLQMGDSFGVQPTKERLLHRGVMKTKCDDCQFVCVTQDDYCKIQSQGVENTKRHEENGRVILVTELRGASDGTGRKSHVVIRGTPERLMLQLIKETSTTDPTYVDDFLLTHRTFIDNPLLVANQLLEWFTEPQVRDRVTRVVLFWVNNHFTDFETDPAMMEFLETFEIGLEKEKMHGQLRLLNIACAAKARTRNVTLTRPSRDEVLHFSILGGYERNFGIFISKVDKRSKAEDVGLKRGDQILEVNRQSFEHVSHAKALEILRGSTHLSITVKSNLLAFKEMLQTPDNSPRPRGRVSKPEITRLQTDLRLSTHTDPLTPVNAINPLVCNLPLLMTDSNVSPCKDAKKEHKGFMTLAPKKRLQKALEKMKILPKNTINDGVHVDDPLGPPHTPPGTGLTQTSNLYHSRSNPDLTTIYYDDRAPDYPEHVLKVYKADQTCKYLLVHKETTAHEVVMLALREFGITDSSSNFSLAEVSVREGGMIKQRQLADNLQNLAETIGLSSRYYLKTKGVSETLVADEQAPELVRESQVHFLHLNAVEVAIQLTLQDFSIFRKIESTEYVDDLFELRSRYGTPMLRDFAELVNREMFWVVTEICSEHNLVRRSKIIKQFIKIARQCKECKNFNSMFAIVSGLGHAAVGRLRATWEKLPTKYQRLFNDLEKLMDPSRNMSQYRQLIASEQTQPPIIPFYPVVKKDLTFIHLGNDSRVEGLINFEKLRMIAKEVRTLTKMCSSQYDLQTMTDIGGQALSSAMVSMNQMNSANQGGQTATVKRRKKSTAAPNPKKMFEEAQMVRRVKAYLANMEVITDEERLHALSAECEPHAGAVAIAAAVPLANRGRRHPSPTLSTTSSASSTSEGRKSIQGTKFGAASPQAQRKILALSDPHKTRPHQPKHCPAPLPIPGLALHAGGLEPSPGAPRRVGSATRVPMHERSHSDTPSGLPPPVDLSAESSSVTSLSNLQPLRKTLTSGSVTSSDSGHSTQLDSHSGSSVEAGGSPPPSQRRHSAMQGSVMRGGLPPFPHAVAVLPPLPATYNHYYHHPQPPQDDEDAQVSAV from the exons CTTTGGTAAGCGGACGGGAGGAAGCGCCCGAAGGCCGAACGAATGCTTCGTCTTGGAACCCTCCGAGATGATAGTC ATCGACTACCCCGAAGTACACGGTGGAGGCGGCAGAATGCACAGAACGCCGCATCCAATCACCGACCATCGTCAGGTCAACTTGGTATTCGATGAtacg TTTTCGCAGGGCCTGACTGGCAGGCCAGAATTGTTTCAAAAGTCAAACAGAAGCAGCCATTCCAGTGACACAAGCTCCGCTTATAGCGGCTCTGACACAATGACGTCTGTTCAAAGCTCCTTGGATGCCGACGAGGTCGACTTGTCCGGACTTGTCGAGTCCATAGTAGACAGCGACGAGGAAGAAGACCTTGCCGAAAGCATGGAT AGCCTGACTGTCCGCGACACGATAAGAGACTGCTTGGAGAAAGATCCCGTGGATCGAACTGCGGACGACATAGACATACTTTTGGAATTTACGCAACACTTGAAAGCCTTTACGAATATGACGTTAGCGGTGCGAAGAGCGTTGTGTGCCGTTATGGTGTTCGCCGTGGTCGAGAGAGCCGGAATGATCGTTCTTAACGATGGTGAAGAATTGGACAGCTGGAGCGTGCTGATAAACGGAGCAGTTGAAGTTGAGCACAGCAACGGCCAGGTCGAGCAGCTCCAGATGGGGGACAGTTTTGGTGTTCAACCAACTAAAGAGCGCCTCTTGCATCGAGGGGTAATGAAAACGAA gTGCGATGACTGTCAGTTTGTGTGTGTAACGCAGGATGATTACTGCAAAATCCAGAGTCAGGGTGTTGAGAACACAAAACGGCACGAAGAAAATGGTCGAGTAATATTAGTCACTGAATTACGAGGCGCGTCGGATGGTACCGGACGTAAAAGTCACGTCGTTATTCGTGGCACCCCGGAACGTTTGATGTTACAGTTAATAAAAGAGACTAGCACCACAGATCCCACCTATGTAGACGATTTTTTGTTGACGCATAGAACGTTTATTGACAATCCACTGTTGGTAGCTAATCAACTTTTAGAATGGTTTACCGAACCACAAGTTAGGGATCGTGTAACTAGAGTTGTGTTGTTTTGGGTGAATAACCATTTCACGGATTTTGAAACTGACCCAGCAATGATGGAGTTTTTGGAGACGTTTGAGATCggtttggaaaaagaaaagatgcACGGTCAGTTGAG ATTGCTGAATATTGCGTGTGCGGCAAAAGCGAGAACGCGAAACGTTACATTGACAAGACCGAGCAGAGACGAAGTCCTGCATTTCAGCATACTCGGTGGctatgagagaaattttggaattttcatcTCTAAAGTTGACAAACGATCAAAGGCTGAAGATGTCGGATTGAAAAGAGGGGATCAAATTCTCGAAGTAAACAGGCAAAGCTTCGAGCACGTCAGTCACGCGAAAGCCCTCGAAATTCTCAGAGGATCAACGCATCTCAGTATTACGGTCAAGTCCAATCTTCTTG cATTCAAGGAGATGCTACAGACACCCGACAACTCACCAAGACCAAGGGGAAGGGTGAGCAAGCCGGAAATTACGAGATTACAAACCGACCTCAGACTGTCGACGCATACGGATCCATTGACACCAGTAAATGCCATCAATCCCTTGGTCTGCAACTTGCCGTTGTTAATGACAGACAGTAATGTCTCGCCGTGTAAAGACGCTAAGAAGGAGCACAAGGGTTTCATGACGCTAGCGCCGAAAAAGAGGCTGCAAAAGGCACtggaaaagatgaaaatattgcCAAAGAATACTATCAA cgATGGCGTACACGTTGATGACCCCCTAGGTCCTCCTCATACCCCACCAGGTACGGGACTCACCCAAACTTCGAACCTCTATCATTCCAGAAGTAATCCAGATCTCACTACGATATATTACGACGACCGTGCGCCAGATTATCCTGAACACGTTCTCAAGGTTTACAAAGCTGACCAgacttgtaaatatttattagtacaCAAAGAGACAACAGCTCACGAG GTTGTAATGCTGGCTCTACGAGAATTTGGTATAACTGATAGCAGTTCGAATTTCTCTCTGGCTGAGGTGAGCGTCAGGGAAGGCGGTATGATCAAGCAACGTCAGTTGGCTgataatttgcaaaatttagcGGAAACGATAGGTCTTAGTTCTCGTTACTACCTAAAAACAAAGGGTGTATCCGAGACTCTTGTTGCCGATGAACAGGCGCCCGAACTTGTCCGCGAATCGCAAGTTCATTTCCTCCATCTAAATGCTGTTGAAGTTGCGATTCAGTTGACGCTACAAGATTTCAGCATATTTAG gAAAATCGAATCGACCGAATACGTTGACGATTTATTTGAGCTAAGGAGTAGGTATGGCACGCCGATGCTCAGGGACTTTGCCGAGCTCGTCAACAGAGAAATGTTCTGGGTTGTGACAGAAATTTGTTCGGAGCACAATCTTGTCAGACGAAGCAAAATCATCAAACAGTTTATCAAAATTGCTC GGCAATGTAAAGagtgcaaaaatttcaactcaatGTTCGCAATCGTTTCTGGGCTGGGTCATGCGGCAGTTGGTCGTCTTCGAGCAACTTGGGAGAAACTCCCTACTAAATATCAAAGGTTATTCAATGATCTGGAAAAACTCATGGATCCAAGTCGAAACATGAGCCAGTACAGGCAGCTGATAGCATCGGAACAAACTCAACCGCCAATC ATTCCTTTTTACCCAGTTGTTAAAAAAGACTTGACTTTCATTCATCTGGGTAATGACTCCAGGGTTGAAGGGctaatcaattttgaaaagctcAGGATGATCGCCAAGGAGGTGCGTACACTAACGAAAATGTGCTCCTCGCAGTATGATTTGCAAACCATGACAGACATCGGAGGACAAGCATTAAGCTCAGCAATGGTGTCAATGAATCAAATGAACTCGGCGAATCAAG GGGGACAAACGGCAACCGTGAAGAGACGGAAGAAGTCAACGGCAGCCCCGAATCccaaaaaaatgttcgaagAGGCTCAGATGGTTCGCAGAGTAAAAGCTTACCTAGCCAACATGGAAGTGATCACAGATGAAGAGCGTTTGCACGCGCTTTCCGCCGAGTGCGAACCCCACGCGGGTGCGGTCGCGATTGCTGCCGCCGTGCCGTTGGCCAACAGAGGTAGGAGACACCCGTCACCTACGCTGTCGACGACGAGCAGCGCGAGTAGCACAAGCGAAGGTCGGAAAAGCATACAAG GTACAAAATTTGGAGCAGCATCGCCACAAGCGCAGAGAAAAATACTTGCCTTATCCGACCCTCATAAGACGAGACCTCACCAACCAAAACACTGCCCAGCTCCACTTCCTATACCTGGCCTAGCTCTGCATGCGGGTGGCTTGGAACCCAGTCCCGGAGCGCCGAGAAGAGTCGGATCAGCAACGAGGGTTCCGATGCACGAGAGATCGCATAGCGATACACCTTCTGGACTGCCGCCACCTGTTGATCTGAGTGCAGAAAGCAGCAGTGTTACTAGTCTGAGTAATCTGCAACCTCTGAGAAAAACACTGACCAGTG GTTCCGTGACAAGCAGTGACAGTGGTCACAGTACGCAATTGGACAGTCACAGTGGCAGCAGCGTTGAAGCCGGTGGCAGCCCGCCTCCTTCGCAGAGACGACACTCGGCTATGCAAG GGTCTGTAATGAGGGGGGGACTACCTCCGTTCCCACACGCAGTCGCCGTGCTGCCTCCACTTCCTGCCACCTACAACCACTACTATCACCACCCCCAACCTCCTCAAG ATGACGAGGATGCTCAAGTTTCGGCGGTGTAA
- the LOC124187757 gene encoding rap guanine nucleotide exchange factor 6-like isoform X4, which translates to MTEYLDTHFVRALCRDPDRRTLQDLQIIYYGLLGLEALRPCRDSILRGLCKIVRYERHHANHVLYYTGELATSWYILLSGSVFIDGSMFLPRSSFGKRTGGSARRPNECFVLEPSEMIVIDYPEVHGGGGRMHRTPHPITDHRQVNLVFDDTFSQGLTGRPELFQKSNRSSHSSDTSSAYSGSDTMTSVQSSLDADEVDLSGLVESIVDSDEEEDLAESMDSLTVRDTIRDCLEKDPVDRTADDIDILLEFTQHLKAFTNMTLAVRRALCAVMVFAVVERAGMIVLNDGEELDSWSVLINGAVEVEHSNGQVEQLQMGDSFGVQPTKERLLHRGVMKTKCDDCQFVCVTQDDYCKIQSQGVENTKRHEENGRVILVTELRGASDGTGRKSHVVIRGTPERLMLQLIKETSTTDPTYVDDFLLTHRTFIDNPLLVANQLLEWFTEPQVRDRVTRVVLFWVNNHFTDFETDPAMMEFLETFEIGLEKEKMHGQLRLLNIACAAKARTRNVTLTRPSRDEVLHFSILGGYERNFGIFISKVDKRSKAEDVGLKRGDQILEVNRQSFEHVSHAKALEILRGSTHLSITVKSNLLAFKEMLQTPDNSPRPRGRVSKPEITRLQTDLRLSTHTDPLTPVNAINPLVCNLPLLMTDSNVSPCKDAKKEHKGFMTLAPKKRLQKALEKMKILPKNTINDGVHVDDPLGPPHTPPGTGLTQTSNLYHSRSNPDLTTIYYDDRAPDYPEHVLKVYKADQTCKYLLVHKETTAHEVVMLALREFGITDSSSNFSLAEVSVREGGMIKQRQLADNLQNLAETIGLSSRYYLKTKGVSETLVADEQAPELVRESQVHFLHLNAVEVAIQLTLQDFSIFRKIESTEYVDDLFELRSRYGTPMLRDFAELVNREMFWVVTEICSEHNLVRRSKIIKQFIKIARQCKECKNFNSMFAIVSGLGHAAVGRLRATWEKLPTKYQRLFNDLEKLMDPSRNMSQYRQLIASEQTQPPIIPFYPVVKKDLTFIHLGNDSRVEGLINFEKLRMIAKEVRTLTKMCSSQYDLQTMTDIGGQALSSAMVSMNQMNSANQGGQTATVKRRKKSTAAPNPKKMFEEAQMVRRVKAYLANMEVITDEERLHALSAECEPHAGAVAIAAAVPLANRGRRHPSPTLSTTSSASSTSEGRKSIQGTKFGAASPQAQRKILALSDPHKTRPHQPKHCPAPLPIPGLALHAGGLEPSPGAPRRVGSATRVPMHERSHSDTPSGLPPPVDLSAESSSVTSLSNLQPLRKTLTSGSVTSSDSGHSTQLDSHSGSSVEAGGSPPPSQRRHSAMQGIGVGIGLPPGGMMMRGGPTRQPPAYKVAAQMARLHRLGRAHSHEGVTYHTDHDDDDEDAQVSAV; encoded by the exons CTTTGGTAAGCGGACGGGAGGAAGCGCCCGAAGGCCGAACGAATGCTTCGTCTTGGAACCCTCCGAGATGATAGTC ATCGACTACCCCGAAGTACACGGTGGAGGCGGCAGAATGCACAGAACGCCGCATCCAATCACCGACCATCGTCAGGTCAACTTGGTATTCGATGAtacg TTTTCGCAGGGCCTGACTGGCAGGCCAGAATTGTTTCAAAAGTCAAACAGAAGCAGCCATTCCAGTGACACAAGCTCCGCTTATAGCGGCTCTGACACAATGACGTCTGTTCAAAGCTCCTTGGATGCCGACGAGGTCGACTTGTCCGGACTTGTCGAGTCCATAGTAGACAGCGACGAGGAAGAAGACCTTGCCGAAAGCATGGAT AGCCTGACTGTCCGCGACACGATAAGAGACTGCTTGGAGAAAGATCCCGTGGATCGAACTGCGGACGACATAGACATACTTTTGGAATTTACGCAACACTTGAAAGCCTTTACGAATATGACGTTAGCGGTGCGAAGAGCGTTGTGTGCCGTTATGGTGTTCGCCGTGGTCGAGAGAGCCGGAATGATCGTTCTTAACGATGGTGAAGAATTGGACAGCTGGAGCGTGCTGATAAACGGAGCAGTTGAAGTTGAGCACAGCAACGGCCAGGTCGAGCAGCTCCAGATGGGGGACAGTTTTGGTGTTCAACCAACTAAAGAGCGCCTCTTGCATCGAGGGGTAATGAAAACGAA gTGCGATGACTGTCAGTTTGTGTGTGTAACGCAGGATGATTACTGCAAAATCCAGAGTCAGGGTGTTGAGAACACAAAACGGCACGAAGAAAATGGTCGAGTAATATTAGTCACTGAATTACGAGGCGCGTCGGATGGTACCGGACGTAAAAGTCACGTCGTTATTCGTGGCACCCCGGAACGTTTGATGTTACAGTTAATAAAAGAGACTAGCACCACAGATCCCACCTATGTAGACGATTTTTTGTTGACGCATAGAACGTTTATTGACAATCCACTGTTGGTAGCTAATCAACTTTTAGAATGGTTTACCGAACCACAAGTTAGGGATCGTGTAACTAGAGTTGTGTTGTTTTGGGTGAATAACCATTTCACGGATTTTGAAACTGACCCAGCAATGATGGAGTTTTTGGAGACGTTTGAGATCggtttggaaaaagaaaagatgcACGGTCAGTTGAG ATTGCTGAATATTGCGTGTGCGGCAAAAGCGAGAACGCGAAACGTTACATTGACAAGACCGAGCAGAGACGAAGTCCTGCATTTCAGCATACTCGGTGGctatgagagaaattttggaattttcatcTCTAAAGTTGACAAACGATCAAAGGCTGAAGATGTCGGATTGAAAAGAGGGGATCAAATTCTCGAAGTAAACAGGCAAAGCTTCGAGCACGTCAGTCACGCGAAAGCCCTCGAAATTCTCAGAGGATCAACGCATCTCAGTATTACGGTCAAGTCCAATCTTCTTG cATTCAAGGAGATGCTACAGACACCCGACAACTCACCAAGACCAAGGGGAAGGGTGAGCAAGCCGGAAATTACGAGATTACAAACCGACCTCAGACTGTCGACGCATACGGATCCATTGACACCAGTAAATGCCATCAATCCCTTGGTCTGCAACTTGCCGTTGTTAATGACAGACAGTAATGTCTCGCCGTGTAAAGACGCTAAGAAGGAGCACAAGGGTTTCATGACGCTAGCGCCGAAAAAGAGGCTGCAAAAGGCACtggaaaagatgaaaatattgcCAAAGAATACTATCAA cgATGGCGTACACGTTGATGACCCCCTAGGTCCTCCTCATACCCCACCAGGTACGGGACTCACCCAAACTTCGAACCTCTATCATTCCAGAAGTAATCCAGATCTCACTACGATATATTACGACGACCGTGCGCCAGATTATCCTGAACACGTTCTCAAGGTTTACAAAGCTGACCAgacttgtaaatatttattagtacaCAAAGAGACAACAGCTCACGAG GTTGTAATGCTGGCTCTACGAGAATTTGGTATAACTGATAGCAGTTCGAATTTCTCTCTGGCTGAGGTGAGCGTCAGGGAAGGCGGTATGATCAAGCAACGTCAGTTGGCTgataatttgcaaaatttagcGGAAACGATAGGTCTTAGTTCTCGTTACTACCTAAAAACAAAGGGTGTATCCGAGACTCTTGTTGCCGATGAACAGGCGCCCGAACTTGTCCGCGAATCGCAAGTTCATTTCCTCCATCTAAATGCTGTTGAAGTTGCGATTCAGTTGACGCTACAAGATTTCAGCATATTTAG gAAAATCGAATCGACCGAATACGTTGACGATTTATTTGAGCTAAGGAGTAGGTATGGCACGCCGATGCTCAGGGACTTTGCCGAGCTCGTCAACAGAGAAATGTTCTGGGTTGTGACAGAAATTTGTTCGGAGCACAATCTTGTCAGACGAAGCAAAATCATCAAACAGTTTATCAAAATTGCTC GGCAATGTAAAGagtgcaaaaatttcaactcaatGTTCGCAATCGTTTCTGGGCTGGGTCATGCGGCAGTTGGTCGTCTTCGAGCAACTTGGGAGAAACTCCCTACTAAATATCAAAGGTTATTCAATGATCTGGAAAAACTCATGGATCCAAGTCGAAACATGAGCCAGTACAGGCAGCTGATAGCATCGGAACAAACTCAACCGCCAATC ATTCCTTTTTACCCAGTTGTTAAAAAAGACTTGACTTTCATTCATCTGGGTAATGACTCCAGGGTTGAAGGGctaatcaattttgaaaagctcAGGATGATCGCCAAGGAGGTGCGTACACTAACGAAAATGTGCTCCTCGCAGTATGATTTGCAAACCATGACAGACATCGGAGGACAAGCATTAAGCTCAGCAATGGTGTCAATGAATCAAATGAACTCGGCGAATCAAG GGGGACAAACGGCAACCGTGAAGAGACGGAAGAAGTCAACGGCAGCCCCGAATCccaaaaaaatgttcgaagAGGCTCAGATGGTTCGCAGAGTAAAAGCTTACCTAGCCAACATGGAAGTGATCACAGATGAAGAGCGTTTGCACGCGCTTTCCGCCGAGTGCGAACCCCACGCGGGTGCGGTCGCGATTGCTGCCGCCGTGCCGTTGGCCAACAGAGGTAGGAGACACCCGTCACCTACGCTGTCGACGACGAGCAGCGCGAGTAGCACAAGCGAAGGTCGGAAAAGCATACAAG GTACAAAATTTGGAGCAGCATCGCCACAAGCGCAGAGAAAAATACTTGCCTTATCCGACCCTCATAAGACGAGACCTCACCAACCAAAACACTGCCCAGCTCCACTTCCTATACCTGGCCTAGCTCTGCATGCGGGTGGCTTGGAACCCAGTCCCGGAGCGCCGAGAAGAGTCGGATCAGCAACGAGGGTTCCGATGCACGAGAGATCGCATAGCGATACACCTTCTGGACTGCCGCCACCTGTTGATCTGAGTGCAGAAAGCAGCAGTGTTACTAGTCTGAGTAATCTGCAACCTCTGAGAAAAACACTGACCAGTG GTTCCGTGACAAGCAGTGACAGTGGTCACAGTACGCAATTGGACAGTCACAGTGGCAGCAGCGTTGAAGCCGGTGGCAGCCCGCCTCCTTCGCAGAGACGACACTCGGCTATGCAAG GTATAGGAGTTGGTATTGGCTTGCCTCCTGGAGGAATGATGATGCGAGGTGGTCCAACCCGCCAACCACCTGCCTATAAAGTAGCGGCGCAGATGGCTAGGCTCCACAGATTGGGCAGAGCCCATAGCCACGAGGGGGTCACGTATCACACCGACCACGATGATG ATGACGAGGATGCTCAAGTTTCGGCGGTGTAA